Proteins encoded together in one Staphylococcus aureus window:
- a CDS encoding ATP-dependent DNA helicase DinG, protein MGMATYAVVDLETTGNQLDFDDIIQIGITFVRNNQIIDTYHSMIRTNLEIPPFIQALTSIEENMLQQAPYFNQVAQEIYDKIKDCIFVAHNVDFDLNFIKKAFKDCNIQYRPKKVIDTLEIFKIAFPTDKSYQLSELAEAHGITLANAHRADEDAATTAKLMILAFEKFEKLPLDTLKQLYYLSKQLKYDLYDIFFEMVRQYDAKPLDKSYEKFEQIIYRKQVDFKKPTTNYNGSLKSLYSKAVDQLGLTYRPQQLYLAETILDQLMHSEKAMIEASLGSGKSLAYLLAALMYNIETGKHVMISTNTKLLQSQLLEKDIPAMNEALNFKINALLIKSKSDYISLGLISQILKDDTSNYEVNILKMQLLIWITETPSGDIQELNLKGGQKMYFDQKIETYVPARHDVHYYNFIKRNAQNIQIGITNHAHLIHSDVENSIYQLFDDCIVDEAHRLPDYALNQVTNELSYADIKYQLGLIGKNENEKLLKAIDQLEKQRILEKLDIAPIDIFGLKASMNEIHELNEQLFSTIFTIINDSDVYDDDIHRFHNVFTFETKDILKDLHAIIDKLNKTLEIFNGISHKTVKSLRKQLLYLKDKFKNIEQSLKAGHTSFISIKNLSQKSTIRLYVKDYAVKDVLTKQVLEKFKSLIFISGTLKFNHSFEAFKQLFNKDVHFNTFEVNTSLQSAKNTSVFIPSDVASYQYKNIDEYVASIVSYIIEYTTITSSKCLVLFTSYKMMHMVQDMLNELPEFEDYVVLTQQQNQNYKIVQQFNNFDKAILLGTSTFFEGFDFQANGIKCVMIAKLPFMNKHNAKYWLMDSEFTSTFKEYVLPDAVTRFRQGLGRLIRNENDRGIIVSFDDRLINSNYKNFFEQTLENYRQKKGDIQQFGKLLRQIQKKKK, encoded by the coding sequence ATGGGTATGGCAACCTATGCCGTTGTGGATTTGGAAACAACAGGCAACCAATTAGATTTTGACGATATCATTCAAATTGGTATAACGTTTGTGCGCAATAACCAAATTATTGATACATATCATTCTATGATTAGAACAAATTTAGAGATTCCGCCGTTCATTCAAGCGTTAACATCCATTGAAGAAAATATGCTACAACAAGCGCCATATTTTAATCAAGTTGCACAAGAAATCTACGATAAGATAAAAGATTGCATTTTTGTAGCTCATAATGTAGATTTTGATTTGAATTTTATTAAAAAGGCATTTAAAGATTGTAATATTCAATATCGTCCCAAAAAAGTTATAGATACACTAGAAATCTTTAAAATAGCTTTTCCTACAGATAAAAGCTATCAATTAAGTGAATTAGCAGAGGCACATGGTATTACCTTAGCAAATGCCCATCGAGCTGACGAAGATGCCGCTACTACTGCTAAATTGATGATATTAGCTTTTGAAAAATTTGAAAAGTTACCGTTAGATACTTTGAAGCAATTATATTATTTAAGTAAACAGTTGAAATACGATTTGTATGATATTTTCTTTGAGATGGTTAGGCAATATGATGCAAAGCCATTGGATAAATCGTACGAAAAGTTCGAACAGATTATCTATCGTAAGCAAGTTGATTTTAAAAAGCCGACAACAAATTATAATGGCAGCTTGAAGTCTTTATATAGCAAAGCTGTAGATCAACTTGGCTTAACATATCGACCGCAACAATTATATTTAGCGGAAACTATATTAGATCAGCTCATGCATAGTGAAAAAGCAATGATTGAAGCATCACTAGGCAGTGGTAAATCATTAGCATATTTACTTGCGGCCTTGATGTATAATATTGAAACTGGGAAGCATGTCATGATTTCTACCAATACTAAATTACTGCAAAGTCAATTGTTAGAAAAAGATATTCCAGCAATGAATGAAGCGTTGAATTTTAAAATTAATGCACTATTGATTAAAAGTAAAAGTGATTACATTTCATTGGGGCTTATTAGTCAAATTTTAAAAGATGACACAAGTAATTACGAAGTGAATATCTTGAAAATGCAATTGCTGATTTGGATTACAGAGACGCCGTCCGGAGATATACAGGAATTAAATTTAAAAGGTGGTCAAAAGATGTATTTTGACCAGAAAATTGAAACATATGTACCGGCACGTCACGATGTTCATTATTATAATTTTATTAAGCGAAATGCACAGAACATTCAAATTGGTATTACAAATCATGCACATTTAATTCATTCTGATGTTGAAAATTCAATATATCAATTGTTTGATGATTGTATAGTGGATGAAGCACATCGCTTACCAGACTATGCCTTAAATCAAGTGACAAATGAGTTGAGTTATGCTGATATTAAATATCAGCTTGGTTTGATTGGTAAAAACGAAAATGAAAAATTGTTAAAGGCAATTGATCAACTGGAAAAGCAGCGAATTTTGGAAAAATTAGATATTGCACCAATTGATATTTTTGGCTTGAAGGCTAGTATGAATGAGATTCATGAGTTAAATGAGCAATTGTTCTCAACGATATTTACGATTATCAATGATTCTGATGTTTATGATGATGATATTCATCGCTTCCATAATGTATTTACTTTTGAAACAAAAGACATTTTGAAGGATTTACATGCGATTATCGATAAGTTAAATAAAACGCTAGAAATATTCAATGGCATTAGTCATAAAACAGTTAAATCATTACGGAAACAGTTGTTGTATTTAAAAGATAAATTTAAAAATATCGAACAAAGTTTAAAAGCTGGACATACTAGTTTCATTTCGATTAAAAATTTATCTCAAAAATCAACAATACGTTTATATGTGAAAGATTACGCTGTAAAAGATGTATTAACGAAACAAGTATTGGAAAAATTTAAATCACTCATTTTTATATCTGGTACTTTAAAATTTAATCATTCGTTTGAAGCTTTTAAACAGTTATTCAACAAAGATGTTCACTTTAATACATTTGAAGTTAACACGTCGTTACAAAGTGCAAAAAATACAAGTGTATTTATACCGAGTGATGTAGCATCTTATCAATATAAAAATATAGATGAGTATGTAGCATCGATTGTAAGCTATATTATTGAATATACGACTATAACGTCATCAAAATGTTTAGTCTTATTTACGAGTTATAAAATGATGCATATGGTACAAGATATGCTAAATGAATTGCCAGAATTTGAAGATTATGTTGTATTAACACAACAGCAGAACCAAAATTATAAAATAGTACAACAGTTTAATAATTTTGATAAGGCCATACTGCTTGGTACGTCAACATTTTTTGAAGGTTTTGATTTTCAAGCAAATGGTATTAAATGTGTGATGATAGCGAAGTTACCGTTTATGAACAAGCATAATGCAAAATATTGGCTTATGGATTCTGAATTCACTTCAACTTTCAAGGAATATGTATTACCTGATGCAGTTACACGTTTTAGACAAGGACTTGGAAGATTAATTAGAAATGAAAATGATCGCGGCATAATAGTTTCATTTGATGATCGACTCATAAACAGTAATTATAAAAACTTTTTTGAACAAACACTTGAAAATTATCGTCAGAAAAAAGGCGACATTCAACAGTTTGGAAAATTATTAAGACAAATTCAAAAAAAGAAAAAGTGA
- a CDS encoding YpiB family protein produces the protein MSETLNQIKESFIEYLLFQYRFKSRIAVWVLNYIKVNEAKLANIHFVDTKINHHETLEIAEVGSHASAIQFTKRNIKLMNTNEIFDYIANHNCAFDIQIHFANVSKREQRLDDLIVAQLTESPSYQTYLHDLNSMAIDRHKHALLIDYLLHNIDLSLQMNEKQRFYQLTQILNTLKLVNKHNQFEDLADDN, from the coding sequence ATGTCAGAGACACTCAATCAAATTAAAGAAAGTTTTATTGAATATTTACTTTTTCAATATCGATTTAAGTCGCGTATTGCAGTTTGGGTGCTTAACTATATAAAAGTGAATGAGGCGAAATTGGCAAACATTCATTTTGTAGATACAAAAATTAATCATCATGAAACATTAGAAATTGCAGAAGTGGGAAGTCACGCTTCTGCAATTCAATTTACTAAGCGTAATATAAAGTTAATGAATACAAATGAAATATTTGATTATATCGCTAATCATAACTGTGCTTTTGATATTCAAATTCACTTCGCAAACGTGTCAAAGCGTGAGCAAAGGCTAGATGATTTAATAGTTGCTCAACTAACGGAATCGCCCAGTTATCAAACTTATCTTCATGACTTAAATAGTATGGCTATAGATCGGCATAAACATGCGTTATTAATAGATTACTTGTTACACAATATTGATTTAAGTTTACAGATGAATGAAAAGCAACGTTTTTATCAACTAACGCAAATTTTAAATACACTCAAGCTAGTAAATAAACATAATCAATTTGAGGACTTAGCAGATGACAATTAA
- the aroA gene encoding 3-phosphoshikimate 1-carboxyvinyltransferase: MVNEQIIDISGPLKGEIEVPGDKSMTHRAIMLASLAEGVSTIYKPLLGEDCRRTMDIFRLLGVEIKEDDEKLVVTSPGYQSFNTPHQVLYTGNSGTTTRLLAGLLSGLGIESVLSGDVSIGKRPMDRVLRPLKLMDANIEGIEDNYTPLIIKPSVIKGINYQMEVASAQVKSAILFASLFSKEPTIIKELDVSRNHTETMFKHFNIPIEAEGLSINTTPEAIRYIKPADFHVPGDISSAAFFIVAALITPGSDVTIHNVGINPTRSGIIDIVEKMGGNIQLFNQTTGAEPTASIRIQYTPMLQPITIEGELVPKAIDELPVIALLCTQAVGTSTIKDAEELKVKETNRIDTTADMLNLLGFELQPTNDGLIIHPSEFKTNATVDSLTDHRIGMMLAVASLLSSEPVKIKQFDAVNVSFPGFLPKLKLLENEG, translated from the coding sequence ATGGTAAATGAACAAATCATTGATATTTCAGGTCCGTTAAAGGGCGAAATAGAAGTGCCGGGCGATAAGTCAATGACACACCGTGCAATCATGTTGGCGTCGCTAGCTGAAGGTGTATCTACTATATATAAGCCACTACTTGGCGAAGATTGTCGTCGTACGATGGACATTTTCCGACTGTTAGGTGTAGAAATCAAAGAAGATGATGAAAAATTAGTTGTGACTTCCCCAGGATATCAATCTTTTAACACGCCACATCAAGTATTGTATACAGGTAATTCTGGTACGACAACACGATTATTGGCAGGTTTGTTAAGTGGTTTAGGTATTGAAAGTGTTTTGTCTGGCGATGTTTCAATTGGTAAAAGGCCAATGGATCGTGTCTTGAGACCATTGAAACTTATGGATGCGAATATTGAAGGTATTGAAGATAATTATACACCATTAATTATTAAGCCATCTGTCATAAAAGGTATAAATTATCAAATGGAAGTTGCAAGTGCACAAGTAAAAAGTGCCATTTTATTTGCAAGTTTGTTTTCTAAGGAACCGACCATCATTAAAGAATTAGATGTAAGTCGAAATCATACTGAGACGATGTTCAAACATTTTAATATTCCAATTGAAGCAGAAGGGTTATCAATTAATACAACCCCTGAAGCAATTCGATACATTAAACCTGCAGATTTTCATGTTCCTGGCGATATTTCATCTGCAGCGTTCTTTATTGTTGCAGCACTTATCACACCAGGAAGTGATGTAACAATTCATAATGTTGGAATCAATCCAACACGTTCAGGTATTATTGATATTGTTGAAAAAATGGGCGGTAATATCCAACTTTTCAATCAAACAACTGGTGCTGAACCTACTGCTTCTATTCGTATTCAATACACACCAATGCTTCAACCAATAACAATCGAAGGAGAATTAGTTCCAAAAGCAATTGATGAACTGCCTGTAATAGCATTACTTTGTACACAAGCAGTTGGCACGAGTACAATTAAAGATGCCGAGGAATTAAAAGTAAAAGAAACAAATAGAATTGATACAACGGCTGATATGTTAAACTTGTTAGGGTTTGAATTACAACCAACTAATGATGGATTGATTATTCATCCGTCAGAATTTAAAACAAATGCAACAGTTGATAGTTTAACTGATCATCGAATAGGAATGATGCTTGCAGTTGCTTCTCTACTTTCAAGCGAGCCTGTCAAAATCAAACAATTTGATGCTGTAAATGTATCATTTCCAGGATTTTTACCAAAACTAAAGCTTTTAGAAAATGAGGGATAA
- the bshA gene encoding N-acetyl-alpha-D-glucosaminyl L-malate synthase BshA, translating into MKIGITCYPSMGGSGIIATELGIKLAERGHEVHFITSNIPFRIRKPLPNMIFHQVEVNQYAVFQYPPYDITLSTKIAEVIKEYDLDLLHMHYAVPHAICGILAREMSGKDIKIMTTLHGTDITVLGYDHSLQGAIKFGIKKSDIVTSVSKSLAQETHEIIETNKEIIPIYNFVRENEFPTKHNTALKSQFGIAPDEKVLIHVSNFRQVKRIDTIIETFAKVREKIPSKLILLGDGPELVPMRQLTKELNVEEDVLFLGKQDCVSEFYQLSDLVLLLSEKESFGLTLLEAMKTGVVPIGSNAGGIKEVIKHGETGFVVDVGDCDSASDYAIRLLEDKVLYNKLQKNMLADIAERFGSELITDQYEYYYQKMLNEHNKSKGE; encoded by the coding sequence ATGAAGATAGGTATAACATGTTACCCGTCCATGGGTGGTTCTGGAATTATTGCCACAGAATTAGGAATTAAATTAGCAGAGCGAGGTCACGAAGTACATTTTATCACTTCAAATATCCCGTTTAGAATAAGAAAACCATTACCGAATATGATTTTTCATCAAGTTGAAGTGAATCAATATGCAGTATTTCAGTATCCACCGTATGATATTACGTTAAGTACTAAAATCGCTGAAGTTATTAAAGAATATGATCTTGATTTGTTGCATATGCACTATGCTGTACCTCATGCAATTTGTGGGATTTTAGCTCGTGAGATGTCAGGTAAAGATATAAAAATTATGACAACGCTACACGGTACTGATATTACTGTTTTGGGCTATGATCATTCACTCCAAGGTGCAATTAAATTTGGCATTAAAAAAAGTGATATTGTGACAAGTGTGAGTAAATCTTTAGCACAAGAAACACATGAAATTATTGAAACTAACAAAGAAATTATACCGATTTATAATTTTGTACGTGAAAATGAGTTTCCAACTAAACATAACACAGCATTAAAATCACAATTTGGTATAGCACCAGATGAAAAAGTGTTAATACATGTATCGAATTTTAGACAAGTAAAACGCATAGATACTATTATAGAAACATTTGCAAAAGTACGTGAAAAGATACCTAGTAAATTAATTTTACTTGGAGATGGTCCTGAATTAGTGCCAATGCGTCAATTGACGAAAGAGTTAAACGTAGAAGAGGATGTTTTATTTTTAGGGAAACAAGATTGCGTAAGTGAATTTTACCAATTATCTGACTTAGTATTATTATTAAGTGAAAAAGAAAGCTTTGGACTAACTTTACTTGAGGCTATGAAAACAGGCGTCGTTCCAATTGGTTCAAATGCCGGTGGAATTAAAGAGGTTATTAAACATGGTGAAACTGGATTTGTCGTAGATGTGGGTGATTGTGATTCAGCGAGTGACTATGCTATCCGATTACTTGAAGATAAGGTGTTATACAACAAACTTCAGAAAAACATGCTAGCAGATATTGCTGAACGTTTTGGATCAGAACTTATTACAGATCAATATGAGTATTATTATCAAAAAATGCTAAATGAGCATAACAAAAGTAAAGGCGAGTAA
- a CDS encoding CCA tRNA nucleotidyltransferase: protein MDKSLFEQARPILEQIQDNGFEAYYVGGSVRDYVMGRNIHDIDITTSATPDEIESIFSHTIPVGKEHGTINVVFNDENYEVTTFRAEEDYVDHRRPSGVTFVRDLYEDLQRRDFTMNAIAMDTAYKLYDYFDGQQDINNRIIRTVGIAEERFQEDALRMIRCLRFQSQLSFDIATETFEAMRIQMADIKFLSIERIVIELTKLMRGINVEKSFNHLKSLKAFNYMPYFEHLDMNQINVTEAIDLELLIAIVSVKFDINYSLKPLKLSNRQVKDINQYIQIMNALPSIITKEQLKMFVYDYDTHLIKNVMVAADVLKANDIQGHEPLIVNLQTIDETLHRLPMHNRKDMMVNGGVLMAHLNAKSGPWLKDVLRQIEIAIVTGKVSNEETEILKWVDNHVKI from the coding sequence ATGGATAAATCATTATTTGAACAGGCAAGGCCTATATTAGAACAAATTCAAGACAATGGTTTTGAAGCATATTATGTAGGTGGCTCTGTAAGAGATTATGTCATGGGAAGAAATATTCATGATATAGATATCACAACAAGTGCAACGCCGGATGAAATAGAATCTATCTTTAGTCATACGATACCTGTAGGTAAAGAACATGGCACGATAAATGTAGTTTTTAATGATGAAAATTATGAAGTGACAACATTCCGGGCTGAAGAAGATTATGTCGATCACCGTAGACCAAGTGGTGTTACATTTGTTCGTGATTTATACGAAGATTTGCAACGACGAGATTTCACGATGAATGCGATAGCAATGGATACAGCATACAAATTGTATGATTATTTTGATGGTCAACAAGATATTAATAATCGAATAATAAGAACTGTAGGTATAGCTGAGGAACGATTCCAAGAAGATGCTTTACGTATGATTCGATGTTTAAGGTTCCAGTCACAATTATCATTTGATATTGCAACGGAAACATTCGAAGCGATGCGTATACAAATGGCAGATATTAAATTTTTATCAATTGAGCGTATAGTGATTGAACTAACTAAATTAATGCGAGGTATTAATGTTGAAAAGAGTTTTAATCATTTAAAATCGCTGAAAGCATTTAATTATATGCCGTATTTCGAACATCTTGATATGAATCAAATTAATGTAACTGAAGCAATTGATTTAGAATTGTTGATTGCTATAGTATCAGTTAAATTTGATATTAATTACTCATTGAAGCCTTTAAAGCTAAGTAACCGACAAGTAAAAGATATCAATCAATATATTCAAATTATGAATGCATTACCAAGTATTATTACAAAAGAACAATTAAAAATGTTTGTTTATGATTATGATACGCATCTCATTAAAAATGTAATGGTTGCAGCAGACGTGTTAAAGGCAAATGATATTCAAGGACATGAACCATTAATCGTTAACCTTCAAACGATTGATGAAACATTACATCGTTTACCTATGCATAATAGAAAAGACATGATGGTTAATGGCGGTGTACTTATGGCACATTTAAATGCCAAAAGTGGTCCGTGGTTAAAAGATGTGCTAAGACAAATTGAGATAGCGATTGTAACAGGTAAAGTAAGCAACGAAGAAACTGAAATTTTGAAATGGGTGGATAATCATGTCAAAATATAG
- a CDS encoding biotin--[acetyl-CoA-carboxylase] ligase, with amino-acid sequence MSKYSQDVLQLLYKNKPNYISGQSIAESLNISRTAVKKVIDQLKLEGCKIDSVNHKGHLLQQLPDIWYQGIIDQYTKSSALFDFSEVYDSIDSTQLAAKKSLVGNQSSFFILSDEQTKGRGRFNRHWSSSKGQGLWMSVVLRPNVAFSMISKFNLFIALGIRDAIQHFSQDEVKVKWPNDIFIDNGKVCGFLTEMVANNDGIEAIICGIGINLTQQLENFDESIRHRATSIQLHDKNKLDRYQFLEILLQEIEKRYNQFLTLPFSEIREEYTAASNIWNRTLLFTENDKQFKGQAIDLDYDGYLIVRDEAGESHRLISADIDF; translated from the coding sequence ATGTCAAAATATAGTCAAGATGTACTTCAATTACTCTATAAAAATAAACCGAATTATATATCTGGACAAAGCATTGCGGAATCACTTAATATTTCACGCACTGCAGTAAAAAAAGTGATTGACCAATTAAAGTTAGAGGGATGTAAAATAGATTCAGTAAATCATAAAGGGCATTTATTACAACAGCTCCCAGATATTTGGTATCAAGGTATAATAGACCAATATACAAAAAGTTCTGCTTTGTTTGATTTTAGTGAAGTATACGATTCAATAGATTCTACACAACTTGCTGCGAAAAAGTCACTTGTTGGAAATCAATCTTCATTTTTTATCTTGAGTGATGAACAAACGAAAGGTCGTGGGCGATTTAATAGACATTGGAGTTCTTCAAAAGGGCAAGGACTTTGGATGTCTGTCGTGTTAAGACCTAACGTTGCATTCTCAATGATATCTAAATTTAATTTATTTATTGCATTAGGGATAAGAGATGCGATTCAACATTTTAGTCAAGATGAAGTCAAAGTGAAATGGCCGAATGATATATTTATTGATAATGGTAAAGTGTGTGGTTTCTTAACTGAAATGGTTGCTAATAATGATGGTATAGAAGCAATAATATGTGGTATAGGTATTAATTTGACGCAACAACTAGAAAACTTTGATGAAAGTATTAGACATAGAGCAACAAGTATACAATTACATGATAAAAATAAATTAGATAGATATCAATTTTTAGAGATATTACTTCAAGAAATTGAAAAAAGATATAATCAATTTTTAACGTTACCTTTTTCTGAAATTCGTGAAGAATATACTGCAGCTTCTAATATTTGGAATAGAACGTTGCTATTTACAGAAAATGATAAACAGTTTAAAGGACAAGCAATTGATTTAGATTACGATGGCTATCTAATTGTTAGAGATGAAGCGGGTGAATCACACCGTTTAATTAGTGCAGATATAGATTTTTAA
- a CDS encoding zinc metallopeptidase, translating to MIIYFVILMVLPLWAQHKVKSNYEKYSQVRSTSGKTGREVALEILHANGIYDVEVVKGEGFLTDHYDPKKKVVSLSPANYDRPSVAGTAIAAHEVGHAIQDHQGYWFLRFRAALVPVANLGSSLSYMIIMLGIILTAIGSAFGSTALWIGAGLMSLAVLFSIVTLPVEFDASSRAMKQITALNIVNEKEYKHARKVLSAAAMTYVAATAVAVAELVRIILIARSSD from the coding sequence ATGATAATTTATTTCGTAATATTAATGGTGCTTCCTTTATGGGCACAACACAAAGTTAAATCTAACTATGAGAAATATTCACAAGTTAGATCAACTAGTGGTAAAACGGGTCGTGAAGTTGCATTAGAAATTTTACATGCAAACGGTATTTATGATGTCGAAGTTGTTAAAGGTGAAGGATTCTTAACAGATCATTACGATCCTAAAAAGAAAGTTGTTTCACTATCTCCTGCAAACTATGACAGACCATCAGTTGCTGGAACTGCAATTGCAGCCCACGAAGTTGGTCATGCCATTCAAGATCACCAAGGATATTGGTTCTTAAGATTCAGAGCAGCATTAGTACCTGTTGCAAACCTAGGGAGTTCATTAAGTTATATGATCATCATGTTAGGTATTATCTTAACAGCGATAGGTAGTGCATTTGGTTCAACTGCTTTATGGATTGGTGCTGGTTTAATGTCATTAGCGGTATTATTCTCAATTGTTACGTTACCAGTTGAGTTTGATGCGAGTTCAAGAGCGATGAAACAAATTACGGCATTGAACATTGTAAATGAAAAAGAATACAAGCATGCGCGTAAAGTATTATCTGCAGCAGCAATGACTTATGTTGCAGCAACTGCAGTCGCTGTAGCAGAGCTTGTACGTATTATTTTGATTGCGCGTTCAAGTGATTAA
- a CDS encoding tetratricopeptide repeat protein yields MEDIYKLIDDINLQKLENLDSRVNEAITTDNDDALFILGETLYNFGLMPQGLEVFRVLYHKYPDESELLIYFIEGLMSENQTDEALEYLSYVEPSPEKLMLEADLYQQINMMEVAIDKLQEALELEPNDPIIHFALAEMLYYDGQYLRATSEYETVLETGEYQVNGVNLFSRMADCSLQSGNYSDAIRLYDEINEDEMTSEDYLKKAISYDKNDITQEAIKIMTTLLSKDPDYIQGYLYLQSLYENEKNYPDAIETGKEGLRLSQFYKELMYTTGCLEIEHGDANEGVLLLKQALEVDNAYQEPLLILSDLYRNEEDYEAIIELLTYVDEEDLDPTFMWHLAFAYGQEERDKEAQHFFELAYPTMKTNIDFMSDYYFYLIEIGQKEQAITILNQLLELEPSNENWHDELSRLQS; encoded by the coding sequence ATGGAAGATATCTATAAATTAATAGACGATATCAATCTACAAAAACTAGAAAATTTAGACTCTCGTGTTAATGAAGCAATAACTACTGACAACGATGACGCATTATTTATTCTAGGAGAGACACTTTACAATTTTGGATTAATGCCACAAGGTTTGGAAGTATTCCGCGTGTTATATCACAAATATCCAGACGAAAGTGAATTGCTGATTTATTTTATTGAAGGTTTAATGTCTGAAAATCAAACTGACGAAGCGTTAGAATATTTAAGTTATGTTGAACCATCACCTGAAAAGTTGATGTTAGAAGCAGATTTATATCAACAAATTAATATGATGGAAGTTGCTATTGATAAATTACAAGAAGCACTTGAACTAGAGCCAAATGATCCAATAATCCATTTTGCATTGGCTGAAATGTTATATTATGATGGTCAATATTTACGTGCTACCTCTGAATACGAAACCGTTTTAGAAACTGGTGAATATCAAGTTAATGGTGTAAACTTATTCTCTCGTATGGCAGATTGTAGTTTACAAAGTGGTAACTATAGTGATGCGATTCGCTTATACGATGAAATTAATGAAGATGAAATGACTTCAGAAGATTATCTCAAAAAAGCCATTTCTTACGATAAAAATGACATCACTCAAGAAGCAATTAAAATAATGACTACATTACTTTCTAAAGATCCTGATTATATTCAAGGCTACTTGTATTTACAATCATTATATGAAAATGAAAAAAATTATCCAGATGCCATTGAAACGGGTAAAGAAGGATTACGACTAAGTCAATTTTATAAAGAGTTAATGTATACAACTGGATGTTTGGAAATAGAACACGGCGATGCTAATGAAGGTGTATTATTGTTAAAACAAGCATTAGAGGTTGATAATGCTTACCAAGAACCTTTATTGATTTTAAGCGATTTATATCGTAATGAAGAAGATTATGAAGCAATCATTGAATTATTAACATATGTAGATGAAGAAGATTTGGATCCTACATTCATGTGGCATTTAGCGTTCGCCTATGGTCAAGAAGAGCGAGATAAAGAAGCTCAACATTTCTTTGAATTAGCATATCCAACGATGAAAACAAATATTGATTTTATGAGTGATTATTATTTCTATTTAATTGAAATTGGTCAAAAGGAACAAGCAATTACTATTTTAAATCAATTGTTGGAACTAGAGCCAAGTAACGAAAATTGGCATGACGAATTATCAAGATTGCAATCTTAA
- a CDS encoding nucleotide pyrophosphohydrolase, whose translation MKSMVEMQREVDEYIGQFKTGYFSPLANLARLTEEVGELAREINHTYGEKKKKDSEEANTIKAELGDNLFVLLCLANSMGIDMTESFNETMEKFNTRDKNRFERK comes from the coding sequence ATGAAATCAATGGTAGAAATGCAACGTGAAGTTGATGAATATATTGGACAATTTAAAACAGGATATTTTTCACCATTAGCTAACTTAGCTAGATTGACTGAAGAAGTGGGCGAACTTGCACGTGAAATAAATCATACCTATGGTGAAAAAAAGAAGAAAGATTCAGAGGAAGCAAATACGATTAAAGCAGAATTAGGTGATAATTTATTTGTGTTGTTATGTTTAGCGAATTCAATGGGAATAGATATGACAGAGAGCTTTAATGAAACAATGGAAAAGTTTAATACAAGAGATAAAAATCGATTCGAAAGAAAGTGA
- a CDS encoding DUF1405 domain-containing protein: MTIKAFWQYTLYQRSWLMMLLICNILGMIYGYIWYGEQLSHTPWHFKIFVPDSPTAILYLVISISLILIQKQNSIIDALAFVTLFKYGIWAVIMNILFIIEQGDITVNGLVLMFSHSIMAVQAIYFYPRFKRSMIGISVAMIWVFLNDYIDYFHLQFPYYDFITTHVWQIGVLSCCLSVFGLLLYIELNKLLKCK, encoded by the coding sequence ATGACAATTAAAGCATTTTGGCAATATACACTTTATCAACGTTCTTGGTTAATGATGCTACTCATTTGTAATATATTAGGGATGATTTATGGTTATATATGGTATGGTGAACAATTAAGTCATACGCCCTGGCATTTTAAGATTTTTGTTCCAGATAGCCCAACTGCAATATTATACTTAGTTATTTCTATCTCATTGATATTAATTCAAAAACAAAATAGTATTATCGATGCACTGGCATTTGTAACATTATTCAAATATGGGATTTGGGCAGTTATAATGAATATATTATTTATTATTGAACAAGGTGATATTACAGTAAATGGTTTGGTATTAATGTTTTCCCACAGTATAATGGCTGTTCAGGCAATTTACTTCTATCCTAGGTTTAAACGTTCTATGATTGGAATCAGTGTAGCGATGATTTGGGTGTTTTTGAATGATTATATTGACTATTTTCACCTTCAATTTCCATATTATGATTTTATAACTACACATGTGTGGCAAATTGGTGTATTATCATGTTGTCTAAGTGTTTTTGGACTTTTGCTTTATATTGAATTAAACAAATTATTAAAGTGTAAATGA